DNA from Acetobacter aceti NBRC 14818:
TCATCAACCTCATTCCATGCAACCCGAAAAACAGGAGCAACGACTGCCTGCGCGATCCGCATGCCCCGCTCCACCGTAAAGGCTTCCTGTCCGGTGTTCATCAGAATAACGCATAATTCACCACGATAATCTTCGTCTATCGTGCCGGGTGAATTCGGCAGGGTGATGCCATGCTTCAGGGCAAGGCCGGATCTTGGCCGGATCTGCAGTTCGTATCCAGCGGGCAGGGCGATACAGAGTCCTGTTGGAACCAGGGTCCGTTCCCCGGGAGGCACCGTGACCGTGCTGTCGACAGCGGCGAGAAGATCCATGCCCGCGGCACCGGCGGTGGCATAGGATGGAAGGGGAAGCCCTTCCGAGCGGGGCAGGCGCCGGACGGCGACCTGAACAACTGGTGCATTCACAAAAAGAGATCCGTTTCCGAGAGTGATGGAGAAGAAAGCGTCATTGGCGGCCTTCTTTTGCGGTTGCAAGAGCAGGCGCTCCAAAACGCAAGGCGATGCGGCGGGCCAGATTGAGAGCGAGAGTCGTTTTGGCCATCAGAGGCCAATGCTCCACACCATCTTCAGTGATCAGGATCACCTTGTTTTCCGTGCCACCCATGACATTCGTGCCGGTCGAGACGTCATTGGCGACGATCCAGTCACAGCCTTTGCGCTGACGCTTGGCGATGGCGTTAGCCTCGACATCATCGGTCTCGGCGGCAAAGCCCACCACCAGCGTGGGGCGCATTGGACCCGGTCTGGAGATACGGGCGAGGATATCCGGATTCGCCTCGAGGACGAGAGAGGGAGGAGGAGACCCCGCCTGCTTCTTGATCTTGGATGAGACCGGATCAGCCACGCGCCAGTCCGCCACAGCCGCCGTGCAGACAGCGATGTCAGCCGGAAGTGAGCTCATGACGGCTGCTTCCATCTCCTGTGCCGTCTCGACCCGGATCAGGGAAACGCTGGACGGTGCAAGCAGGGAGGTGGGGCCGCTGATCAGTGTCACCTGTGCGCCCAGATCAGCGAGCGCGCTCGCAATGGCGTAGCCTTGCAGGCCGGATGAGCGGTTGCCGAGATAGCGCACCGGATCAATCGGCTCATGGGTCGGCCCGGCCGTCACCAGTGCATGTTTACCGATGAGAGGGCGCCAGTGAGAGGAAGTTTCCGGGGAGGCGTTCTGTTCGCAGTGAGACACAGACCCATTGCGCAGGCTGACAGCAGAGGTGCTGTGTACCTGAGAAGACACGGTCTGATAATGACTCGGGACAGAGGCAGACGAGTGCTCGTCGGAGTTGACGCAAGAATCCTTGTCGAGGTGAGTAAGGATGGCGTCAAGCAGCACCTCCGGCTCGACCAATCGACCGGGACCGTATTCGCCGCATGCCATTTCGCCCTCATCAGGACCGACGACGATCACACCACGCTGGCGCAGTGTGTTCATGTTTGCACGCGTCGCAGGATGCTCCCACATGCGTACGTTCATGGCCGGAGCTACCATCACAGGCGTATCGGTGGCCAGCAGCAGCGTGCTGGCCAGATCGTCAGCCAGACCGGACACCATCTTGGCCAGGATGTTGGCCGTGGCCGGTGCGACAACCACAAGATCC
Protein-coding regions in this window:
- the dut gene encoding dUTP diphosphatase, yielding MNAPVVQVAVRRLPRSEGLPLPSYATAGAAGMDLLAAVDSTVTVPPGERTLVPTGLCIALPAGYELQIRPRSGLALKHGITLPNSPGTIDEDYRGELCVILMNTGQEAFTVERGMRIAQAVVAPVFRVAWNEVDDLDSTERGTGGFGSTGTHSS
- a CDS encoding bifunctional phosphopantothenoylcysteine decarboxylase/phosphopantothenate synthase, whose product is MAAATTQTQPSRRVLLIVSGGIAAYKALELVRLLKKAGIGVRCVLTCAASEFVTPLSLQALSGEPVHQDLFSLTDEQEMGHIALSRSADLVVVAPATANILAKMVSGLADDLASTLLLATDTPVMVAPAMNVRMWEHPATRANMNTLRQRGVIVVGPDEGEMACGEYGPGRLVEPEVLLDAILTHLDKDSCVNSDEHSSASVPSHYQTVSSQVHSTSAVSLRNGSVSHCEQNASPETSSHWRPLIGKHALVTAGPTHEPIDPVRYLGNRSSGLQGYAIASALADLGAQVTLISGPTSLLAPSSVSLIRVETAQEMEAAVMSSLPADIAVCTAAVADWRVADPVSSKIKKQAGSPPPSLVLEANPDILARISRPGPMRPTLVVGFAAETDDVEANAIAKRQRKGCDWIVANDVSTGTNVMGGTENKVILITEDGVEHWPLMAKTTLALNLARRIALRFGAPALATAKEGRQ